From Dreissena polymorpha isolate Duluth1 chromosome 15, UMN_Dpol_1.0, whole genome shotgun sequence, a single genomic window includes:
- the LOC127861170 gene encoding torsin-1A-like — MVLLESVFTAIVAAWTSYSCINNECCNDEWIRSDLSNLPLTLKSKVYGQHLVTDTLMRHLKGHINGNPRKALALSFHGTTGTGKNYVSRLVAETIFVKGMGSKYVHWIIPAVEFRLGDADTTILSLYKDKLRNKIIEAVTACPRALIIIDEMETMPPGLIDVLKPYLDFHDKVEGVDYRKAMFFLLSNNAGAAISTKTFDFWNAGRSRESIQLKDFENIVQLATLYDKSNGLWNSELISSGLLTASIPFLPLERLHVKQCIRDALIEHKFVRTVREIPEEKVQMIADQLKYFPNDTEVYATTGCKRIHDKVQLIMNEY; from the exons ATGGTTCTCTTAGAGTCGGTGTTTACTGCCATTGTGGCTGCCTGGACTTCTTACAGCTGCATTAACAATGAGTGTTGTAACGATGAATGGATAAGATCTGACTTATCGA ATTTGCCATTGACATTGAAATCAAAGGTTTACGGGCAGCATCTTGTGACAGATACACTTATGAGACACCTCAAAGGTCATATCAATGGGAACCCACGTAAAGCTTTGGCTCTTTCGTTCCATGGAACGACGGGCACGGGCAAGAACTACGTTAGTCGATTAGTTGCtgaaacaatttttgtaaaaGGCATGGGCAGCAAATATGTCCACTGGATCATACCAGCAGTAGAATTTCGGCTTGGAGATGCGGATACTACCATTCTTTCATTATACAAG GATAAACTACGCAACAAGATAATTGAGGCCGTTACCGCGTGCCCACGCGCATTGATTATCATCGACGAGATGGAAACAATGCCACCGGGTCTCATAGACGTCTTGAAACCGTACTTGGACTTCCATGACAAAGTCGAAGGTGTGGATTATAGGAAAGCGATGTTCTTTCTTCTAAG tAATAATGCAGGAGCAGCGATTAGTACCAAGACATTCGACTTCTGGAACGCTGGCAGAAGTAGAGAATCTATCCAATTGAAAGACTTTGAAAATATTGTGCAGTTGGCAACCCTTTACGACAAATCTA ACGGCCTTTGGAACAGTGAATTAATCTCAAGCGGCCTCCTTACCGCGTCCATACCGTTCTTACCCTTGGAGAGACTGCATGTAAAACAATGCATTAGAGATGCGTTGATTGAACACAAATTTGTGAGAACTGTACGAGAAATACCAGAGGAAAAAGTTCAAATGATTGCGGACCAGTTAAAATATTTTCCAAACGATACCGAAGTATATGCTACAACTGGTTGCAAGCGAATACATGACAAAGTTCAACTAATTATGAATGAATATTAG